The Streptomyces sp. NBC_01775 genome includes a region encoding these proteins:
- a CDS encoding LLM class flavin-dependent oxidoreductase — protein MRFSIFHALGAPGGLGDYHRLMQEAREYAVAAEQAGFWSAWYTEHHFGHEGQELTPNPVLMGTDIAARTERLRIGQAANIVTFWHPLRLAEDLALLDQLSGGRVEVGVGRGLYGREAMNLNPLADPRDQEQNRALFEETMEILRKAWSGEFFEHHGRFHDFPAPDVRWNHPLSPATEEFTHDGVIDKLAVVPRPYQRPHPALWQVVDSPRSIESSARQGMQGIFWLPPVSALKKRFDLYRRTASEAAGRPFAPGEGLALVRDVYVADTMEQARAEFEHALLQTYQWVTHWRGLANLMEDGEELGPQHELSFDFLNDRNLLVGTPDHVAGKIEELRDEVGLEHLMLWTTHPGLPHKHAMRSLELFSEHVLPRFSGEGDRP, from the coding sequence ATGCGTTTCTCGATCTTCCACGCGCTCGGGGCTCCAGGTGGGCTCGGCGACTACCACCGCCTGATGCAGGAGGCCCGCGAGTACGCCGTGGCGGCGGAACAGGCGGGTTTCTGGTCGGCCTGGTATACCGAGCACCACTTCGGCCACGAGGGGCAGGAACTCACCCCGAACCCGGTGCTGATGGGCACCGACATCGCAGCGCGTACGGAGCGGCTGCGCATCGGACAGGCCGCGAACATCGTGACGTTCTGGCATCCGCTGCGCCTGGCGGAGGACCTGGCGCTGCTCGATCAGCTCTCCGGTGGCCGCGTCGAGGTCGGCGTCGGCCGCGGCCTGTACGGGCGGGAGGCGATGAACCTCAACCCGCTGGCCGACCCCCGCGACCAGGAGCAGAACCGGGCCCTGTTCGAGGAGACGATGGAGATCCTGCGCAAGGCGTGGTCCGGGGAGTTCTTCGAACACCACGGCCGCTTCCACGACTTCCCGGCGCCGGACGTGCGGTGGAACCACCCGCTCTCCCCCGCGACCGAGGAGTTCACGCACGACGGCGTCATCGACAAACTGGCCGTGGTGCCGAGGCCGTACCAGCGCCCGCACCCGGCGCTGTGGCAGGTCGTCGACTCGCCCCGTTCCATCGAGTCCTCGGCCCGTCAGGGCATGCAGGGGATCTTCTGGCTGCCGCCCGTCTCCGCCCTCAAGAAGCGCTTCGACCTGTACCGGCGTACCGCCTCCGAGGCCGCGGGCCGCCCCTTCGCCCCGGGCGAGGGGCTGGCCCTGGTGCGGGACGTGTACGTGGCCGACACGATGGAGCAGGCCCGAGCCGAGTTCGAGCACGCCCTGTTGCAGACCTACCAGTGGGTGACGCACTGGCGGGGCCTGGCGAACCTGATGGAGGACGGCGAGGAGCTGGGCCCCCAGCACGAGCTGAGCTTCGACTTCCTCAACGACCGCAACCTGCTGGTGGGCACACCCGATCACGTGGCGGGAAAGATCGAGGAGCTGCGGGACGAAGTGGGCCTGGAGCACCTGATGCTGTGGACCACGCACCCGGGATTGCCGCACAAGCACGCCATGCGCAGCCTGGAGCTGTTCTCCGAGCACGTCCTGCCGCGGTTCTCGGGCGAGGGTGACCGCCCGTGA
- a CDS encoding amino acid synthesis family protein produces MNPIRRIVSSCEELTTELGAPVNTPVRRGAVALAVRNPWARRGIVPDLQPEVEELAPLLAREIADRLTAMLGGAESIAAFGKAALVGLDGEAEHGDALIHTPYFGNVLRELLDGTSIIAFSEERAAAGTTVTVPVWHKTDAATRSHYAAAQIRVPDGPRPDELLITAAAATGPRPNARIGDRRTDPVVTLQTLEDLEGTR; encoded by the coding sequence GTGAACCCGATACGGCGGATCGTCTCCTCCTGCGAGGAACTGACCACCGAGCTCGGCGCACCCGTGAACACCCCCGTACGCCGCGGTGCCGTGGCCCTCGCGGTGCGCAACCCGTGGGCCCGCCGCGGCATCGTGCCCGACCTCCAGCCCGAGGTGGAAGAGCTGGCGCCGCTCCTGGCCCGGGAGATCGCCGACCGGCTGACCGCCATGCTCGGCGGCGCCGAGTCCATCGCCGCCTTCGGCAAGGCCGCGCTCGTGGGCCTGGACGGGGAGGCGGAGCACGGCGACGCCCTCATCCACACCCCGTACTTCGGGAACGTGCTGCGCGAACTCCTGGACGGCACCTCGATCATCGCCTTCAGCGAGGAGCGGGCCGCGGCCGGCACCACCGTGACGGTGCCCGTCTGGCACAAGACCGACGCGGCGACCCGCTCGCACTACGCAGCGGCGCAGATCCGCGTGCCCGACGGTCCACGGCCCGACGAACTGCTGATCACCGCAGCCGCGGCAACGGGCCCGCGCCCCAACGCCCGCATCGGCGACCGCCGCACCGACCCCGTCGTCACCCTGCAAACCCTGGAAGACCTGGAAGGAACCCGGTGA
- a CDS encoding amino acid synthesis family protein translates to MNLRKTVTLLDEIHTEGGQAVSPTARTAVVAAVIDNPWAGQGFVADLAPGIDEIAPQLGALLAPLVVKALGSPVEAYGKGAVVGLDGEVEHGSALIHTLKFGDHFREAASATTLLPAVEKRAAAGTVFDIPLKHITDATVRSHHQSVEVRIPDAPRADEIVIALAAAAQGRPQARLAPLKSEQ, encoded by the coding sequence ATGAACCTCCGCAAGACCGTCACCCTGCTGGACGAGATCCACACCGAGGGCGGACAAGCCGTCTCGCCGACCGCGCGCACCGCCGTCGTCGCCGCTGTCATCGACAACCCGTGGGCAGGGCAGGGCTTCGTGGCGGACCTCGCCCCCGGCATCGACGAGATCGCCCCACAACTGGGCGCTCTGCTGGCCCCGCTGGTCGTCAAGGCGCTCGGCTCCCCGGTCGAGGCGTACGGCAAGGGCGCCGTCGTCGGCCTCGACGGCGAGGTCGAGCACGGCTCGGCGCTCATCCACACCCTCAAGTTCGGCGACCACTTCCGCGAGGCGGCGTCGGCCACCACGCTGCTGCCCGCCGTGGAGAAGCGGGCCGCGGCCGGCACCGTCTTCGACATTCCGCTCAAGCACATCACCGACGCCACCGTCCGCTCCCACCACCAGAGCGTGGAGGTCCGCATCCCCGACGCGCCCCGCGCCGACGAGATCGTGATCGCCCTGGCCGCGGCGGCGCAGGGCCGCCCGCAGGCCCGCCTCGCGCCGCTGAAGAGCGAACAGTGA
- a CDS encoding alpha/beta fold hydrolase translates to MSDGTNSAQGGGSGSGRNPARGLGHVDAGLAYDDAGHGTGLVLLHGVGLDRRMWDRCRPALAARHRTRAVDLRGHGGSSPAPGGVTLTELAHDVLGTLDGPDGLTEPAHLVGFSLGALVAARAALLRPEAVASLTLVSSVARRTEQESREVQRRLETARRDFPASVHAAVERWFTTPWKAAEPELAAAVQATLLAQDHSSYLACYEVFARADRELWPRLPEISVPTLAVTGEADPGSTPEMTRQLAGAIPGARDVVVPGARHLLPLEAPGPLTTEIIRHTTEVDRDRTTATAP, encoded by the coding sequence GTGAGCGACGGGACGAATAGCGCGCAGGGGGGTGGCAGCGGGTCCGGGCGGAACCCGGCCCGGGGTCTCGGCCACGTCGACGCGGGCCTCGCCTACGACGACGCGGGTCACGGCACCGGCCTGGTGCTGCTGCACGGTGTCGGCCTGGACCGGCGCATGTGGGACCGCTGCCGCCCCGCGCTCGCCGCCCGCCACCGCACCCGCGCCGTGGACCTGCGCGGCCATGGAGGCTCCTCGCCCGCGCCCGGGGGCGTCACCCTGACAGAGCTGGCCCATGACGTCCTCGGCACCCTGGACGGCCCCGACGGCCTGACGGAACCGGCCCACCTGGTCGGCTTCTCCCTCGGCGCCCTGGTCGCCGCGCGGGCCGCCCTGCTGCGCCCGGAGGCGGTGGCCTCGCTGACGCTCGTCAGCTCGGTGGCCCGGCGCACCGAGCAGGAGAGCCGCGAGGTCCAGCGCCGGCTGGAGACGGCCCGCCGCGACTTCCCCGCCTCCGTGCACGCGGCCGTCGAGCGCTGGTTCACCACCCCGTGGAAGGCGGCGGAGCCGGAGCTGGCCGCCGCCGTACAGGCCACGCTCCTCGCCCAGGACCACTCCTCCTACCTCGCCTGCTACGAGGTGTTCGCCCGCGCCGACCGCGAGCTGTGGCCCCGGCTGCCCGAGATCTCCGTACCCACCCTGGCGGTGACCGGCGAAGCCGACCCCGGCTCCACCCCGGAGATGACCCGGCAGCTGGCCGGCGCGATCCCCGGCGCGCGCGACGTCGTCGTTCCCGGCGCCCGCCATCTCCTCCCCCTTGAGGCCCCCGGCCCCCTGACGACCGAGATCATCCGACACACCACGGAGGTGGACCGTGACCGCACCACGGCTACCGCGCCATGA
- a CDS encoding aldehyde dehydrogenase yields the protein MTAPRLPRHDHYIGGAWVPPAGGTYLPSTNPTTGTTWYETARGDLTDAHRAVEAAGAAFEDPAWRDLPQPRRGALLRRLAELIGEHGEELARTETLDNGKLLTEMRAQLASLPEYFHFYAGLADKPHGQTIPAARREILNYTVREPLGVVVAITPWNSPLLLTATKIAPALAAGNTVVIKPSEHTSASLLQLAPLFEKAGFPPGVVNVVTGYGDEVGTPLVEHPRVAKVSFTGSTGTGARIAAGCASRFVPTTLELGGKSPNIVFDDADVANAAAGIVAGVFAAAGQTCVAGSRVFAQRAVYDEVVERVSARAEAIRLGDPLEPATQLGPLAIESQRDRVEEYVRLGRSDGARVAAGGLRPGPDSGLDKGFYFRPTVFVDATNSMRLCQEEIFGPVVALMPFDTEEELIELANDTVYGLAAGVWTRDLARAHRVASRLDAGTVWVNTYRSMSPMSPRSGFKSSGMGVEHGTEAMEEYTRLKSVWIDTGEGPADDPFVLRS from the coding sequence GTGACCGCACCACGGCTACCGCGCCATGACCACTACATCGGCGGCGCCTGGGTGCCGCCCGCGGGCGGCACGTACCTGCCCAGCACCAACCCCACCACCGGCACCACGTGGTACGAGACCGCGCGCGGCGACCTCACCGACGCCCATCGCGCCGTCGAGGCCGCCGGGGCGGCGTTCGAGGACCCGGCCTGGCGGGACCTGCCCCAGCCCCGGCGCGGTGCGCTGCTGCGCCGCCTGGCCGAACTGATCGGCGAACACGGCGAGGAACTGGCGCGTACCGAAACTCTCGACAACGGCAAGCTGCTCACCGAGATGCGCGCCCAACTGGCGAGCCTGCCGGAGTACTTCCACTTCTACGCGGGTCTGGCCGACAAACCTCATGGCCAGACCATCCCCGCCGCCCGCCGGGAGATCCTCAACTACACCGTGCGCGAACCGCTCGGGGTGGTCGTCGCCATCACGCCGTGGAACTCACCGCTGCTGCTGACGGCGACCAAGATCGCGCCGGCGCTGGCGGCGGGCAACACGGTGGTGATCAAACCGTCCGAGCACACCTCGGCCTCGCTCCTCCAGCTGGCCCCGCTGTTCGAGAAGGCCGGGTTCCCGCCCGGTGTCGTCAACGTCGTCACCGGCTACGGCGACGAGGTCGGCACCCCGCTGGTGGAGCACCCGCGGGTCGCCAAGGTGTCCTTCACCGGCAGTACGGGCACAGGCGCGCGGATCGCGGCCGGCTGCGCCTCGCGGTTCGTCCCCACCACCCTGGAGCTGGGCGGCAAGTCCCCGAACATCGTCTTCGACGACGCGGACGTCGCCAACGCCGCCGCGGGCATCGTCGCCGGGGTGTTCGCCGCGGCGGGCCAGACCTGCGTGGCCGGCAGCCGCGTCTTCGCGCAGCGCGCGGTCTACGACGAGGTGGTCGAACGGGTCTCGGCCCGTGCCGAAGCCATCCGTCTCGGAGACCCGCTGGAGCCCGCCACCCAGCTCGGGCCCCTCGCCATCGAAAGCCAGCGCGACCGCGTCGAGGAATACGTACGGCTCGGCCGCTCCGACGGGGCCCGGGTCGCGGCAGGCGGCCTGCGGCCCGGTCCCGACAGCGGCCTGGACAAGGGCTTCTACTTCCGGCCGACCGTCTTCGTCGACGCCACCAACAGCATGCGGCTGTGCCAGGAGGAGATCTTCGGCCCCGTCGTGGCCCTCATGCCCTTCGACACCGAGGAGGAGCTGATCGAGCTGGCGAACGACACCGTCTACGGGCTGGCCGCCGGGGTGTGGACCCGCGATCTGGCCCGCGCACACCGGGTCGCCTCCCGGCTGGACGCGGGCACCGTGTGGGTGAACACCTACCGCTCCATGTCACCCATGTCGCCGCGCTCGGGCTTCAAATCCAGCGGCATGGGCGTGGAACACGGCACCGAGGCCATGGAGGAGTACACACGGCTGAAGAGTGTCTGGATCGACACCGGCGAAGGGCCGGCCGACGACCCGTTCGTCCTGCGTTCGTGA
- a CDS encoding GntR family transcriptional regulator yields the protein MPDTRDAEQAFRKQPLRGTSVRSRVISELRGRIISGELAPGTSLSEIVLSEAFGVSRTPVREALKQLQTEGLVNIRPRVGTFVSAPSRREITELFQMKELLEGAAARLLAQRGRVPELEELEDNLARADAAVADGDQERYAELVHEFHDLVMRGADNAKLADHYRTLMNQLAYHRLVHTSLSQPGRPTRSESEHHHVLELVRAKDGDGAERVMREHVRASHRALMDSLDPQAPPTAPRAAD from the coding sequence ATGCCAGATACAAGAGATGCGGAGCAGGCGTTCCGTAAGCAGCCTCTGCGGGGCACCAGCGTCCGCAGCCGGGTCATCAGTGAGCTGCGCGGGCGGATCATCTCCGGTGAGCTGGCCCCGGGGACGAGCCTGTCGGAGATCGTGTTGTCGGAGGCGTTCGGCGTGAGCCGTACGCCGGTACGCGAGGCGCTCAAGCAGCTCCAGACCGAGGGCCTGGTCAACATCCGGCCCCGGGTGGGGACGTTCGTCTCGGCGCCCTCGCGGCGGGAGATCACCGAGCTGTTCCAGATGAAGGAGCTGCTGGAGGGGGCCGCGGCCCGGCTGTTGGCCCAGCGCGGCCGGGTGCCCGAGCTGGAGGAGCTGGAGGACAACCTCGCCCGTGCCGACGCCGCCGTCGCGGACGGAGATCAGGAGCGGTACGCCGAACTGGTCCACGAGTTCCACGATTTGGTGATGCGGGGTGCGGACAACGCGAAGCTCGCGGATCACTACCGCACGCTGATGAACCAGCTCGCCTACCACCGGCTGGTGCACACCTCCCTGTCGCAGCCGGGCCGTCCGACCCGTTCGGAGTCCGAGCACCACCACGTGCTGGAGCTGGTGCGGGCGAAGGACGGCGACGGCGCGGAGCGGGTGATGCGGGAGCACGTGCGAGCCAGCCACCGTGCCCTGATGGACAGCCTGGACCCGCAGGCTCCCCCCACGGCACCGCGGGCGGCCGACTGA
- a CDS encoding purine-cytosine permease family protein — translation METAPTGDAGATQQPDHGYRDNITQIEPYGIDHIPDAERHGKASSQFFIWFAAGLNFPIMLLGFSAASLGLSLSAAIWAIIVGALIGSVAMGVMSRMGVHLGVPQQMQARGPLGFVGNLLPVAYINVFAGVGWAAVTIILGGKALGALIGIPFWVCAVVLAALQLTVAVFGYNMIHYLQRILTFVLFGLFLLVTVVALQRGSSVLDANPSASGYTGATGGWVTLGGHFLAFLIAWLPFASDYSRYLPGTPRVSRNAGIYTAAGNFLTLSWLGITGAILAGTTDSSDPIAALKELTGPWAVPAMLAILLSSFSQNFLNVYGGAISLQTLGLPLRRSTSVTLICLAALGVSLWAADGIYTSFEVFLNLTAYFIAPYVAVLLMDYYAGPRRDRSRLPELYDRGRVLEWGAVAWVVGTLSSVPFWNSSLYTGFVAENHPEWGEVSYYVGFVVGALVYLLTRRLPPLWHRSPGRPAAGAALPAGNTPEAPDDARPGTELTTDRPGPTP, via the coding sequence ATGGAAACCGCACCCACCGGCGACGCCGGGGCAACGCAGCAACCCGACCACGGCTACCGGGACAACATCACCCAGATCGAGCCGTACGGCATCGACCACATCCCCGACGCGGAACGCCACGGCAAGGCCAGCTCCCAGTTCTTCATCTGGTTCGCCGCCGGCCTCAACTTCCCCATCATGCTGCTGGGGTTCAGCGCCGCCTCTCTCGGTCTGTCCCTGAGCGCGGCGATCTGGGCCATCATCGTCGGCGCGCTCATCGGCTCCGTCGCCATGGGAGTCATGTCCCGGATGGGAGTGCATCTGGGAGTTCCCCAGCAGATGCAGGCCCGCGGCCCTCTCGGCTTCGTCGGGAACCTGCTCCCGGTCGCCTACATCAACGTCTTCGCCGGGGTCGGCTGGGCCGCCGTCACCATCATCCTCGGCGGCAAGGCCCTCGGCGCCCTGATCGGCATCCCCTTCTGGGTCTGCGCGGTGGTCCTCGCCGCTCTCCAGCTGACCGTGGCCGTCTTCGGCTACAACATGATCCACTATCTCCAGCGGATCCTGACCTTCGTCCTCTTCGGCCTGTTCCTGCTGGTCACTGTCGTGGCCTTGCAGCGGGGCAGCTCCGTCCTCGACGCCAATCCCTCAGCCTCGGGCTACACCGGCGCCACCGGAGGCTGGGTCACGCTCGGCGGTCACTTCCTCGCCTTCCTCATCGCCTGGCTCCCGTTCGCCTCCGACTACTCCCGCTACCTGCCCGGCACGCCCCGCGTGAGCCGCAACGCAGGCATCTACACCGCGGCCGGCAACTTCCTCACCCTGTCCTGGCTGGGCATCACGGGGGCGATTCTCGCCGGAACGACCGACTCCAGCGACCCGATCGCGGCCCTCAAGGAACTCACCGGGCCCTGGGCCGTGCCGGCGATGCTCGCCATCTTGCTGTCGTCCTTCTCGCAGAACTTCCTCAACGTCTACGGCGGCGCCATCTCCCTCCAGACCCTGGGCCTCCCCCTGCGCCGCAGCACCTCCGTCACCCTGATCTGCCTCGCCGCGCTCGGAGTCAGCCTGTGGGCGGCGGACGGCATCTACACCTCCTTCGAGGTGTTCCTCAACCTCACCGCCTACTTCATCGCCCCCTACGTCGCCGTCCTGCTCATGGACTACTACGCGGGCCCCCGCAGGGACCGCTCCCGCCTCCCCGAGCTCTACGACCGGGGCCGCGTCCTCGAATGGGGCGCCGTCGCCTGGGTCGTGGGCACTCTCAGCTCGGTGCCGTTCTGGAACTCGTCCCTCTACACCGGCTTCGTCGCCGAGAACCACCCCGAGTGGGGCGAGGTCTCCTACTACGTCGGCTTCGTCGTCGGCGCCCTCGTCTACCTCCTCACCCGTCGGCTTCCGCCGCTGTGGCACCGCTCCCCCGGCCGGCCGGCGGCCGGTGCCGCTCTCCCGGCCGGGAACACCCCCGAAGCCCCGGACGACGCCCGCCCCGGGACCGAACTCACCACCGACCGCCCCGGGCCCACGCCCTGA
- a CDS encoding terpene synthase family protein yields the protein MTGNPAASTLHEQLPSPPFWCPLPSARHPEAGSLGADALEWARERGVTTDPARLRRLEQADLGELTARTMPLGHSAPLGLAARVHAVLFAVDDDIDEGAVRMQQLAAQTSRTLALLEPSTVPRPDDTARALALREIRLALETHGTPQQVRRWVAGMDTYLSAVVREAALRQQNQLPSLADYVPMWMGAIGMAPSTALIPIVSGHEVPEDELDRPQVRALTEMTWALVAFDNDLYSRSKELERAGDDLNLVDVLAHENGWSPHRAQQEAIVLRDRVMTLFLRIHSRIMPDAGPGLRNYLTALGQFVRGHLDWAAECRRYTEIAARNGSWWKPEADDDTLRPVPVPSIAWWWQQAEN from the coding sequence ATGACGGGAAACCCGGCGGCCTCGACGCTGCACGAGCAGCTTCCCTCCCCTCCCTTTTGGTGCCCCCTGCCCTCCGCGAGACATCCGGAGGCGGGCTCCCTCGGCGCGGACGCCCTGGAGTGGGCGCGTGAGCGGGGCGTCACGACGGACCCCGCGCGGCTGAGGCGCCTGGAGCAGGCGGATCTCGGCGAGTTGACGGCACGGACGATGCCCCTCGGCCACTCCGCTCCGCTGGGACTCGCCGCCAGGGTGCACGCCGTGCTGTTCGCGGTGGACGACGACATCGACGAGGGCGCCGTCCGGATGCAACAGCTGGCAGCGCAGACCTCACGGACCCTGGCCCTGCTGGAACCGTCGACCGTGCCGCGCCCCGATGACACCGCGCGGGCCCTCGCCCTGCGGGAGATACGGCTCGCCCTGGAAACCCACGGGACGCCGCAGCAGGTCCGGCGCTGGGTCGCCGGGATGGACACTTACCTCTCCGCCGTGGTGAGGGAGGCGGCCCTGCGGCAGCAGAACCAGTTGCCCAGCCTCGCCGACTACGTCCCCATGTGGATGGGAGCGATCGGCATGGCTCCCTCTACCGCTCTGATACCGATCGTCTCCGGACATGAAGTGCCGGAAGACGAACTGGACCGGCCGCAGGTCCGTGCGCTCACCGAAATGACCTGGGCCCTCGTCGCCTTCGACAACGACCTCTACAGCCGCTCCAAGGAACTGGAGCGTGCGGGGGACGACCTGAATCTGGTCGACGTCCTCGCCCACGAGAACGGCTGGTCCCCGCACCGCGCCCAGCAGGAGGCCATCGTCCTCCGGGACCGCGTGATGACCTTGTTCCTGCGGATCCACAGCCGCATCATGCCGGACGCGGGCCCCGGGCTCCGGAATTACCTCACCGCGCTGGGCCAGTTCGTCCGCGGGCACCTGGACTGGGCCGCCGAGTGCCGCCGTTACACCGAGATCGCCGCCAGGAACGGGTCCTGGTGGAAGCCCGAGGCGGACGACGACACCTTGCGCCCCGTCCCGGTGCCGTCCATCGCCTGGTGGTGGCAGCAGGCGGAGAACTGA
- a CDS encoding cytochrome P450 → MPEQPAAPQTTCGVRDMLPVRRISALCSLEFHPVNTSPADQPHSSPAEGPLTGCPAHALGPQAPPLYGADVESDFTAAEESLRARYGPVAPVTLQGGVPAWLVLGYEENLEVMRDAGRFTRDSRAWNIQLDDQHPLAPLTAWQPLLNLTDGEEHTRLRKAVVKSLSNFNSSASMTESAGHGIQLYVARRARLLIDEFIERGKADLVSQFADLLPLQVIAHLLGLSEEHVPALVGSVPDTITGSDTAVESNRQVTALLYDLVDRKTHAPGHDITSRLIAHKVREGLGGDDLRREVAEHLRMILTMTHSSMPAVLASTLRMMLTDSRFRGELAGLQMTLPDAVEQVLWDFPPMIRLIGRWALVDTWLAGQLVKKGDLLVHAIGAANRDPKIRPDINEPLRGNKSHVSFSAGAHECPGQDLVRGIASVGIDVLHERLRDLRLAVPSSEVREEQALMSRHLNKLPVTFTPGKRVHILRTPPTAGADRAAAGRR, encoded by the coding sequence GTGCCCGAGCAGCCCGCGGCGCCCCAAACGACCTGCGGCGTAAGGGATATGCTGCCCGTCCGTCGGATCAGCGCTCTATGTTCCTTGGAGTTCCACCCCGTGAACACGTCGCCAGCAGACCAGCCGCACTCCTCGCCAGCGGAGGGCCCGCTCACCGGATGCCCAGCCCATGCTCTGGGGCCGCAGGCCCCGCCCTTGTACGGAGCAGACGTGGAATCGGACTTCACGGCGGCGGAGGAATCCCTGCGTGCCCGTTACGGGCCCGTCGCCCCGGTGACTCTGCAAGGCGGTGTTCCTGCCTGGCTGGTGCTGGGATACGAGGAGAATCTCGAAGTCATGCGCGATGCCGGGCGTTTCACCCGTGATTCACGGGCCTGGAACATTCAGCTGGACGACCAGCACCCGCTCGCTCCGCTCACGGCCTGGCAGCCGCTGTTGAATCTCACCGACGGCGAGGAACACACCCGTCTGCGAAAGGCGGTGGTGAAGAGCCTGTCCAACTTCAACTCTTCGGCGTCGATGACGGAATCTGCGGGACACGGCATCCAGCTGTATGTGGCGCGGCGCGCACGTCTGCTCATCGATGAATTCATCGAGCGGGGAAAAGCCGACCTCGTTTCCCAGTTCGCCGACCTCCTGCCGTTGCAGGTCATTGCTCACCTCCTCGGCCTGTCCGAGGAGCATGTACCGGCGCTCGTCGGCTCCGTCCCCGACACGATCACGGGTTCGGATACGGCCGTCGAGAGTAACCGGCAGGTCACCGCGTTGCTGTACGACCTTGTCGACCGCAAGACCCATGCCCCGGGCCACGACATCACTTCGCGTCTGATCGCCCACAAGGTCCGGGAAGGGCTGGGGGGAGATGACCTGCGGCGTGAGGTGGCGGAGCACCTGCGGATGATCCTCACGATGACCCACTCCAGCATGCCCGCCGTCCTCGCCAGTACCCTGCGCATGATGCTGACCGACTCGCGCTTCCGCGGCGAGCTGGCGGGCCTTCAGATGACGTTGCCGGACGCGGTGGAGCAGGTCCTCTGGGACTTCCCGCCGATGATCCGGCTGATCGGACGCTGGGCCCTGGTGGACACGTGGCTGGCCGGTCAGCTGGTCAAGAAGGGCGACCTGCTGGTGCACGCCATCGGCGCCGCCAACCGTGACCCGAAGATCCGGCCCGACATCAACGAGCCCTTGCGCGGCAACAAGTCGCACGTCTCCTTCTCCGCCGGCGCGCACGAATGCCCGGGCCAGGACCTTGTCCGCGGGATCGCCTCGGTCGGCATCGACGTCCTGCACGAACGGCTGCGAGACCTGCGGTTGGCCGTGCCCAGCAGCGAGGTGCGCGAGGAGCAGGCCCTGATGTCGCGCCACCTCAACAAGTTGCCGGTCACCTTCACCCCGGGCAAGCGCGTTCACATCCTGCGCACCCCGCCCACCGCCGGGGCCGACAGGGCCGCGGCCGGACGGCGGTAG